CGCGCCGGCTGCCGATGGTGCTGACGACGGAGGAGGTGCGGCGTGTGCTGGGGGCGATGGAGGGAGTGCATCGGCTGATGGCGCGGATGCTCTATGGGAGCGGACTGCGGCTGATGGAGTGCGTGCGCTTGCGGGTCAAGGACGTGGATTTTGGCGCGCATCAGATTGTGGTGCGCGGCGGGAAAGGGGACAAAGACAGGGTAACGTTCTTGCCGCAAGGGATGGAATCGGAGTTAAAGCAACACCTGGCGGGGGTGAAACAGATGCACGAGGAGGATTGTCGGCAGGGGCACGGCGAGGTGTGGCTCTGGGAAAGCCTGGGGCGGAAATACCCCCAGGCGGGGCGGGAGTGGGGCTGGCAATGGGTGTTTCCAGCGGATCGGCTTTCGGTGGATCCGAGAACGGGAAAAGTGCGACGGCATCATGTGCATGCAAACGGATTGCAGAAGGCGTTTGCGGCGGCAGTGCGGGCGGCCGGGATGGCCAAGCCCGCTTCGTGCCATACGTTGCGCCACAGCTTCGGGACGCATTTGTTGGAGTCCGGCTACGATATTCGCACGGTGCAGGAGCTCTTGGGGCACAGCGACGTTTCGACGACGATGATCTACACTCACGTGTTGAATCGTCCGGGGATTGGCGCAAAAAGCCCCTTGGACCGGCTTTAGTGTCCTGTTCACGAATTGCATTGAGAAAGGCTACGACATTCGGACGGTGCAGGAGTTGTTGGGGCACGCGAGCGTGGAGACGACGCAGATTTACACGCACGTGATGAAACGGCCGGGACTGGGCGTGAGAAGTCCGTTGGACGGGTGACGAAGCCTGCGGCTTCGAGTTCAAGGTTTAAGGTTCAAAGTTCAAAGTTCAAGGTTTGACGTTGGATGTTGGATGTTCGGTGTTTGGCGGTGAGGATTGAACATCGAACGTTGAACGTCGAGCGTCGAACGCCAAACGTCGAAAGCCGGGCCTTTTGGCGGCAGGTTGCCGCCAAAAAACGGGCTGGTAGCCCGTTCCACCCATTCTTCAGACAGGCTCTAACTGCCCCGTCGCGGCGAGCCGGAATCCTTTCCAGATCGCTGCCACGCCGCGGCCACCTGGTCGAACACCTCATCCACTTGCGGATTCAAGTTCTGCTCTTCCGGATGCGCGCGCAGCCACGCGACGGATTCGCGAATGCCCACCCGAAACGGCTTGCGACACTGAAACTCCGGCACGAGCCGTTTGAGCTTCGAGTTGTCGAACACGCCCGGATTGGACTTGTCGCCCTGGAGCGGGCCGGTCATCCGCGGCACCGTCTGGCAAACAAACTCCGTCGGGACTTTCAAAATCTTCGGCGATGCGACGCCCAGCGCGGAGGCGATCTCACCGTAAATTCGATTCCATGTCAGCACTTCGTCGCTGGTGATGTGGAACGCCTCGCCAACCGCCTCGGCTTTCCCCACCAGACCGGCCAGGCCCACCGCGAAATCGCTCGCGGCGGTGAGGGTCCATGGATTCTCGCCGTCGTCGGGCACGAACACGGGCTTGCCCTGCTCCAGCCGCGCCGCGAACGAGTAGCTCGAACTGGAGACAAGGTTCGGAATCCAGCGCTTCGAGTAGGTGTGCGACGGGCGCACGATCGTTACCGGGAACCGGGTTTCCTCCCGGCGCTCCCGCAGCCATTGTTCGCACTGGACTTTCTTTTGGGCGTAATCCCAGTAAGCGTTTCCCAACGGCGCGGCCTCGGTCAGAGGCAACTGCCGGTGCGGCTTCGCATAAACCGTGGTCGAGCTGATGAACAGGTACTGCCGGACCGCGTCCTTGAACAACTCGAAGTCGATCTCCAACTCGGCCACTTCATAGCCGATGAAGTTGAGCACCGCGTCCGGCTGCAATCCGCGCAAGGCGGCCCGCATCGTGTTCAAATCTTTCCGATCCGCTTGAATGGCGCGATACGGCGCGGGGACCGAACTTTTCCCCCGGCTGACGACGAAAATCTCGTGGCCGCGTTCATGCAAGAGGGCGGCGCACTCCGCCGAAATATTGCCCGTGCCGCCAAGAAAAAGGATTTTCATGAGCGGGGCTATGAAACCCAAAATGGGAGAGGTTGGCCACAAAAAGACCCGGTTCGGTCCCGATGACTTCGTCCATGGCCGCGAAGAGATTGGCCAAGTTACGATGGCTCACCATCACGCCCTTCGGTTTGCCAGTCGAACCGGAGGTGTAAATGACGTAAGCGAGGCTCTCTGAGAGACAACCGACCCCTGCACCCCTCCCAGGAGAGGAAGGGGTGGGTTCCTGGTCGAGTCTTCCGATTCCGAGATCTGCTGTCCGCAATCCACAATCCTCCCGCTCGTGTTTGTTTAGCGTGCCTTCCGCCGTAGCGCAGAGTTGCACTCTGCCGTATCGCACGCCGGCCAATCCGGTGCGGTCGGGTGAGTTTTGTCGCGCATGGCGCCATAGCCGCTCCAGCCGCTCAGCGACGTGCCGCCTTGATTCTTGAACATTTCGCCGGTGGCGACACGACCGTAATCATGGCAGGCGGTGCATTGATCGGTATCGAACGCCGCGGGATGGATGGCTCCCGTGGTGTGGAATATCGTGTCACCATGGCAATCCGTGCAGTTGGTCGCGATCTTCTTTTCGGGTGTCGCGGTCCCAATCTGGAACGTGCGGTGGCCCAGGTTGGAAGTTCTGGTGAGTCCAGCGATCTTGCCTGCGATCGGCACGCCATAAGCATAAGCGCTATACGTTCCCGGAGGCAGTCCTGCCACATCGTCCAACTGATAGGTCACGCCGGCGGCGGTCCAAAGCACCATCGGATCGTTGTTCGCAGCACTGGTCCGCGCCCGGATATCGTTGTATTGATAAGTGCCTGCCGCAACCGTGACATCCGGTTCCAAGACGACGCCAGGAGCCTTCCAACCCATGGCCTTCGTGACCTCACCATTGTAGATTTCGATCCGGGCGTCGTTCCCAAGGACCTTCGTCCTGATATTCACATTCGCGCCGGAAACGGAGGCGGTGGCGCCGCCGTTCAGGTTCGTGATGATCGTGTTCAGCGATGCGACCACTTCCGCCGCAGTCACGAGATTGCTGGCTCCGACTATCTTGATGTCTTGAGGCGCGCTGCCGTTAATAGCGATCTTAAACGTCTTCCCGTTGATGGCCCATGGCCCTGCCTGACGGCTCGTCACCGAGACGCTCAGTTTTGAATTGCCGTCTTTGACTGCTGTGGTCAGCACGGGAACAGCGCGGGCGCGCGGTCCATAAACGAGAAGACGCGCCGCGGAAAAGTTGGCTTCGGTCAACTGCGTGTGATCGATCGGTTTGCCCGCGTCGTCCTTGAACACGAGGGTGACCTGCGGTTTCTCGCCGGCGACATAGTTCGTCTTGTTGGCCGGCGCGCTCATGGTGATGTCGATGGCAGCGACGGTCGGCCGCGAATCCCTCAGCACGGAAGGAGCGCCTGGAGGATGGCCAGCGTGGTCATGAACAGCGTCACGCCTTCGCGTTGGCTCAGTGTTTTCAACGCGTCGGCCAATTCGCGGGGAACGCTCGCGGACTCATGCGCGCCAGCATAGGTTTGGACCGAAGGCCGCGGCCGGTCGGCCGGCAGTTCGAGCAAGTTGGGGACGCCTTCCAGTTCGCGCATCCAATACGCGAGTTGTTTTTCCAGAACCGCGCCGCGCAAACGCTGGCGCTGCCACGCGGCGAAATCGGAATACTGGAGCGGCGGCGGGGGCAGGCGCGGCAATCCTTTGTTCGCGAAAACCTCATAAAGGCGCGCCAATTCATCGAAGAGCAAATTCAAAGACCACGCGTCGGATATGGTGCAGGACCAAGAGCAAAACATGATCGTCGTCCGTGCGGCGCTGAAGATGGAACCGAACGAGCGGTCCACGCGCCAGGTCGAAAGGGCGCTTGGACTCTTCGATCAGTCGATCGCTGGTAGGGCGAGCCCGTCCCGGCGAGCCGCTCGACGAGTTTGGAACACGTCCAGACCGGCTCGCTGGGGACAGGCTCGCCCTACCATCAGGTTCATGGGAAGTTCCCATGGTTTCAGAAGCATGCTCACCGCCCATGAACACGGTAGGGCGAGTCCGTCCCGGCGAGCCGAT
This is a stretch of genomic DNA from Verrucomicrobiota bacterium. It encodes these proteins:
- a CDS encoding integrase, which produces MFTNCIEKGYDIRTVQELLGHASVETTQIYTHVMKRPGLGVRSPLDG
- a CDS encoding NAD-dependent epimerase/dehydratase family protein, with product MKILFLGGTGNISAECAALLHERGHEIFVVSRGKSSVPAPYRAIQADRKDLNTMRAALRGLQPDAVLNFIGYEVAELEIDFELFKDAVRQYLFISSTTVYAKPHRQLPLTEAAPLGNAYWDYAQKKVQCEQWLRERREETRFPVTIVRPSHTYSKRWIPNLVSSSSYSFAARLEQGKPVFVPDDGENPWTLTAASDFAVGLAGLVGKAEAVGEAFHITSDEVLTWNRIYGEIASALGVASPKILKVPTEFVCQTVPRMTGPLQGDKSNPGVFDNSKLKRLVPEFQCRKPFRVGIRESVAWLRAHPEEQNLNPQVDEVFDQVAAAWQRSGKDSGSPRRGS
- a CDS encoding AMP-binding protein, encoding MERLWRHARQNSPDRTGLAGVRYGRVQLCATAEGTLNKHEREDCGLRTADLGIGRLDQEPTPSSPGRGAGVGCLSESLAYVIYTSGSTGKPKGVMVSHRNLANLFAAMDEVIGTEPGLFVANLSHFGFHSPAHENPFSWRHGQYFGGVRRPLA
- a CDS encoding cytochrome c3 family protein, with product MSAPANKTNYVAGEKPQVTLVFKDDAGKPIDHTQLTEANFSAARLLVYGPRARAVPVLTTAVKDGNSKLSVSVTSRQAGPWAINGKTFKIAINGSAPQDIKIVGASNLVTAAEVVASLNTIITNLNGGATASVSGANVNIRTKVLGNDARIEIYNGEVTKAMGWKAPGVVLEPDVTVAAGTYQYNDIRARTSAANNDPMVLWTAAGVTYQLDDVAGLPPGTYSAYAYGVPIAGKIAGLTRTSNLGHRTFQIGTATPEKKIATNCTDCHGDTIFHTTGAIHPAAFDTDQCTACHDYGRVATGEMFKNQGGTSLSGWSGYGAMRDKTHPTAPDWPACDTAECNSALRRKAR